In Gemmatimonas sp., a single genomic region encodes these proteins:
- a CDS encoding RagB/SusD family nutrient uptake outer membrane protein, whose protein sequence is MKTTLTSVRSIAALGAALSLGACSADQLNITNPNTPTVAAAAADPQALQLQATGLLRQLRGARGGFMSSTGIFGRESYNYTPQEGRNTSGFLIGISGQNRLDPAGFAVGNWAAQYGNLRDIFNLKNAATASSSLSAEQKSAVQGFAKTLEGLELLYVISTRDTLGAVVEIKQNASDLAAFVSRDSTYKYILATLDDGAANLAAGGSAFPFTIHAGFAGFNTPSTFRLFNRAIAARAAAYYATSGGGAAAWQRALTALTASFLNTAATTRAQLDVGPVHVYSAATGDANNPLNVVTATDIYAHGSFQTDAQNKASGQPDDRYTTKIGARPTRNAPQGLGIPSSLGFNIYPALTSSIPIIRNEELILLRAEALLATADKAGAIALINQIRVNSGGLAPTTLTAASSDADVLTEILYNKRYSLMLEGHRWIDMRRYGRLNQLPLDITTGVNVHFVARVMPIPQAECLVRVGKPAPIAGPGC, encoded by the coding sequence GTGAAGACGACTTTGACATCGGTCCGGAGCATCGCTGCACTTGGTGCGGCCTTGTCCCTCGGCGCCTGTAGCGCCGACCAGCTCAACATCACGAACCCCAACACGCCCACCGTGGCAGCGGCGGCCGCTGACCCGCAGGCGCTACAGCTGCAGGCCACGGGACTGCTGCGACAGCTGCGTGGTGCCCGCGGTGGCTTTATGAGCTCGACCGGAATTTTCGGTCGTGAGTCGTACAACTACACCCCGCAGGAGGGGCGTAACACGTCGGGTTTCCTGATTGGCATTTCCGGGCAGAACCGACTCGATCCAGCCGGGTTTGCGGTTGGGAACTGGGCTGCTCAGTACGGCAATCTGCGCGACATCTTCAATCTGAAGAACGCCGCGACCGCATCGAGCTCGCTCTCCGCGGAGCAGAAGAGCGCCGTTCAGGGCTTTGCCAAGACGCTCGAAGGGTTGGAGCTGCTGTACGTGATCAGCACGCGCGACACCCTCGGCGCGGTCGTGGAGATCAAGCAGAATGCGTCTGACCTCGCCGCATTCGTGTCGCGTGACTCCACGTACAAGTACATCCTGGCCACGCTCGATGACGGCGCGGCCAACCTGGCGGCCGGCGGGAGCGCGTTTCCGTTTACCATCCACGCCGGCTTCGCCGGATTCAACACGCCGTCCACGTTCCGGTTGTTCAACCGGGCGATCGCGGCGCGAGCGGCGGCGTACTACGCCACCAGCGGCGGCGGTGCGGCGGCGTGGCAGCGTGCCCTCACAGCACTCACCGCGTCATTCCTGAACACCGCCGCGACCACGCGCGCACAGCTCGATGTCGGGCCGGTGCACGTGTACTCGGCCGCGACGGGCGACGCCAACAACCCCCTGAACGTGGTCACGGCGACCGACATCTACGCGCACGGCTCATTTCAGACGGACGCGCAGAACAAGGCGAGTGGACAGCCTGACGATCGGTACACGACGAAGATCGGTGCGCGGCCGACTCGTAACGCACCACAGGGACTTGGTATCCCGTCATCGCTGGGTTTCAACATCTACCCGGCGCTGACGAGCAGCATTCCGATCATCCGGAACGAGGAGCTCATCCTGCTTCGTGCGGAGGCGCTGTTGGCCACCGCCGACAAGGCGGGCGCGATCGCGCTGATCAATCAGATCCGGGTGAATTCGGGTGGATTGGCACCGACCACGCTGACGGCCGCGTCGAGCGATGCCGATGTGCTGACGGAGATCCTGTACAACAAGCGCTACTCGCTGATGCTCGAAGGGCATCGCTGGATCGATATGCGTCGCTACGGCCGGTTGAACCAGCTGCCGCTGGACATCACCACTGGCGTGAACGTGCATTTCGTTGCCCGCGTGATGCCGATTCCGCAGGCGGAGTGTCTGGTGCGCGTCGGCAAGCCGGCGCCGATTGCCGGGCCGGGGTGCTGA